From Hirundo rustica isolate bHirRus1 chromosome 1, bHirRus1.pri.v3, whole genome shotgun sequence, a single genomic window includes:
- the E2F3 gene encoding transcription factor E2F3 isoform X3, with translation MPLQQAKRRLELGESGHQYLAEGLKTPKGKGRAATRSPDSPKTPKSPSEKTRYDTSLGLLTKKFIQLLSQSPDGVLDLNRAAEVLKVQKRRIYDITNVLEGIHLIKKKSKNNIQWMGCSLSEDGGMLAQRQGLTKEVTELTQEEKKLDELIQSCTLDLKLLTEDSENQRLAYVTYQDIRKISGLKDQTVIVVKAPPETRLEVPDPVESALIHLSSTQGPIEVYLCPEENDALSPMKTYSQDHNGNISKTLSKEVASANSGQGDCSVNMATISPLASPANLLQQTEDQIPSNFEGPFVNLLPPLLQEDYLLSLGDEEGISDLFDAYDLEKLPSLMDEFIYS, from the exons gcaAAACGAAGGCTGGAGCTAGGAGAAAGTGGCCACCAGTATCTTGCAGAAGGACTAAAGACTCctaaggggaaaggaagagctGCAACAAGAAGTCCAGATAGTCCAAAAA ctCCAAAATCTCCTTCAGAAAAGACTCGGTATGATACATCCCTTGGCCTTCTTACAAAGAAGTTCATTCAGTTGCTGAGCCAATCTCCTGATGGGGTCCTAGATTtgaacagagcagcagaggttCTCAAGGTGCAAAAAAGGAGGATTTACGATATCACCAATGTACTGGAAGGCATCCATCTCAttaagaaaaaatccaaaaacaaCATTCAGTGGAT gggctgcagtCTGTCAGAGGACGGTGGGATGCTGGCGCAGCGCCAGGGCCTCACCAAGGAGGTGACCGAACTGACTcaggaagagaagaaactgGATGAGCTAATCCAAAGCTGCACCCTGGACCTCAAGCTGCTAACGGAGGACTCAGAGAATCAGAG ATTAGCTTATGTGACGTACCAAGATATTCGAAAAATTAGTGGCCTTAAAGACCAAACTGTAATAGTTGTGAAAGCTCCTCCAGAAACAAGACTTGAAGTGCCTGACCCAGTGGAG AGTGCATTGATACATTTATCTAGTACTCAAGGACCTATTGAAGTTTATCTGTGCCCGGAGGAAAACGATGCCCTCAGTCCAATGAAAACCTATAGTCAGGACCacaatggaaatatttccaaaacCCTTTCCAAag AAGTGGCTTCTGCTAACTCAGGACAAGGTGACTGCTCAGTAAATATGGCAACAATCTCTCCGTTGGCTTCTCCAGCCAACCTTCTACAGCAGACGGAGGACCAAATTCCCTCAAACTTTGAAGGACCATTTGTGAAtttgctgcctcctctgcttCAGGAAGATTATTTGCTGAGCCTTGGGGATGAGGAAGGCATCAGTGACCTCTTCGATGCTTATGATTTAGAGAAACTTCCTTCACTGATGGATGAATTTATATACAGCTGA
- the E2F3 gene encoding transcription factor E2F3 isoform X2 — MPLQQAKRRLELGESGHQYLAEGLKTPKGKGRAATRSPDSPKTPKSPSEKTRYDTSLGLLTKKFIQLLSQSPDGVLDLNRAAEVLKVQKRRIYDITNVLEGIHLIKKKSKNNIQWMGCSLSEDGGMLAQRQGLTKEVTELTQEEKKLDELIQSCTLDLKLLTEDSENQRLAYVTYQDIRKISGLKDQTVIVVKAPPETRLEVPDPVEQSALIHLSSTQGPIEVYLCPEENDALSPMKTYSQDHNGNISKTLSKEVASANSGQGDCSVNMATISPLASPANLLQQTEDQIPSNFEGPFVNLLPPLLQEDYLLSLGDEEGISDLFDAYDLEKLPSLMDEFIYS; from the exons gcaAAACGAAGGCTGGAGCTAGGAGAAAGTGGCCACCAGTATCTTGCAGAAGGACTAAAGACTCctaaggggaaaggaagagctGCAACAAGAAGTCCAGATAGTCCAAAAA ctCCAAAATCTCCTTCAGAAAAGACTCGGTATGATACATCCCTTGGCCTTCTTACAAAGAAGTTCATTCAGTTGCTGAGCCAATCTCCTGATGGGGTCCTAGATTtgaacagagcagcagaggttCTCAAGGTGCAAAAAAGGAGGATTTACGATATCACCAATGTACTGGAAGGCATCCATCTCAttaagaaaaaatccaaaaacaaCATTCAGTGGAT gggctgcagtCTGTCAGAGGACGGTGGGATGCTGGCGCAGCGCCAGGGCCTCACCAAGGAGGTGACCGAACTGACTcaggaagagaagaaactgGATGAGCTAATCCAAAGCTGCACCCTGGACCTCAAGCTGCTAACGGAGGACTCAGAGAATCAGAG ATTAGCTTATGTGACGTACCAAGATATTCGAAAAATTAGTGGCCTTAAAGACCAAACTGTAATAGTTGTGAAAGCTCCTCCAGAAACAAGACTTGAAGTGCCTGACCCAGTGGAG cAGAGTGCATTGATACATTTATCTAGTACTCAAGGACCTATTGAAGTTTATCTGTGCCCGGAGGAAAACGATGCCCTCAGTCCAATGAAAACCTATAGTCAGGACCacaatggaaatatttccaaaacCCTTTCCAAag AAGTGGCTTCTGCTAACTCAGGACAAGGTGACTGCTCAGTAAATATGGCAACAATCTCTCCGTTGGCTTCTCCAGCCAACCTTCTACAGCAGACGGAGGACCAAATTCCCTCAAACTTTGAAGGACCATTTGTGAAtttgctgcctcctctgcttCAGGAAGATTATTTGCTGAGCCTTGGGGATGAGGAAGGCATCAGTGACCTCTTCGATGCTTATGATTTAGAGAAACTTCCTTCACTGATGGATGAATTTATATACAGCTGA